A DNA window from Danio aesculapii chromosome 14, fDanAes4.1, whole genome shotgun sequence contains the following coding sequences:
- the pcdhb gene encoding protocadherin alpha-C2, with protein MKPVRCWAPFFFVLLATWETALSVTRYSIPEEMERGSVVANLAADLGLDVSGLAQREVKLDIFHGKKYLDINKRTGELFIVEKMDRESLCNTKTMTCFLKLDLIIESPLRIFNIELGITDINDNSPHFRRDKIELDVSESASPGERFSLPNAFDPDVGANTVKTYKLSDNEQFTIDIHSGSDGTKYVDLVLMKALDREDKAVHNLILTAIDGGVPARSGTANIIVRVQDTNDNAPQFDQAHYSLNISENSPAGTVVVKLNASDADEGPNADLTYSFTLYTSEKTQEMFSLDSNSGEIAVKGTIDYEDMKIFEMFVEAKDNGPVPLSGQSRVSVYVTDMNDNYPEITIKSLKNTVDENIPVGSVIALVGVSDRDTGDNGKVSLTMNRALPFLLNKSSEHLYELLVSEPLDREIVPEYEITLVVTDKGNPPLSDNETITVHLLDVNDNAPQFPQTFYTIPVKENNAPGALLGSITAIDPDLNENQYLVYFIIEKEIANTSMSMLFSINPENGNLYALKTFDYEIEKDFLFHIEARDSGVPPLSSNVTVHIIIMDQNDNTPLIVSPWRAQGSEVKETIPRSTDKGTLIAKVIAIDSDSVHNSRITYQFLQNTDATLFSLDQYNGEIRTMRMFSYRDSRDQRLVVIAKDNGEPALSATVTIKLSTVETALKTYTEVPLEYDIFSDLNLYLVIGLGSVSFLLLITILVTIVLKCQKAKPSKAAPPSRNSVISERNSTIADSTLVSNDAYWYSLFLAETRKGKLVVRQPVPKGARYIVSSIPRSTGLTETSDSAASTLQVRKLLIKVCYENAIMHTIYCDILSVHYEK; from the coding sequence ATGAAGCCAGTTAGATGTTGGGCTCCATTTTTCTTTGTACTTTTAGCGACGTGGGAAACGGCTTTGTCTGTGACACGATACTCTATACCGGAGGAGATGGAGCGCGGGTCGGTCGTCGCAAATCTAGCTGCTGATTTGGGGCTGGATGTTAGTGGACTAGCGCAGAGAGAGGTAAAACTTGATATTTTCCATGGCAAAAAATATCTTGATATTAACAAGAGGACGGGGGAGCTATTTATTGTTGAGAAAATGGACAGGGAATCGCTTTGTAATACAAAAACAATGACCTGTTTTTTAAAACTAGATTTGATCATTGAAAGCCCATTGCGTATTTTCAATATTGAATTGGGCATCACGGACATTAATGATAATTCTCCTCATTTCCGACGGGACAAGATTGAATTGGATGTTTCAGAGTCAGCATCACCAGGAGAAAGATTCTCTTTGCCAAATGCGTTTGATCCGGACGTTGGTGCCAACACGGTTAAAACCTACAAACTGAGCGATAACGAGCAATTTACAATTGATATTCATTCTGGTAGTGATGGAACAAAATATGTCGATTTGGTGCTAATGAAGGCTTTAGATAGAGAAGACAAGGCCGTCCATAACCTGATACTCACTGCCATTGATGGCGGAGTCCCTGCGCGCTCCGGCACAGCCAATATTATTGTGCGCGTCCAAGACACAAATGACAACGCCCCGCAGTTCGACCAGGCGCATTATTCTCTCAATATCAGCGAAAATTCCCCAGCTGGCACTGTTGTTGTTAAATTAAACGCTAGTGATGCTGATGAAGGCCCAAACGCTGATCTTACATACTCATTTACGCTTTACACTTCAGAGAAAACGCAAGAAATGTTCTCTTTGGATTCAAATTCTGGTGAAATAGCAGTAAAGGGCACCATTGATTATGAAGACATGAAAATATTTGAGATGTTCGTTGAGGCTAAAGATAATGGCCCAGTTCCGCTGTCTGGTCAGTCCAGAGTCTCTGTGTATGTTACTGATATGAACGATAACTACCCGGAGATAACTATAAAATCACTTAAGAATactgtggatgaaaacatcccagtCGGTTCTGTTATAGCTCTGGTTGGTGTCAGTGACAGAGACACTGGGGATAATGGTAAGGTTAGTCTTACGATGAACAGGGCCTTACCGTTTCTTTTAAACAAGTCATCTGAGCATCTCTACGAGTTATTAGTGTCAGAACCATTAGATCGTGAAATAGTCCCAGAATATGAAATCACATTAGTTGTGACAGATAAAGGGAATCCTCCATTATCTGATAATGAAACTATAACGGTGCATTTACTGGACGTCAATGATAACGCGCCGCAGTTTCCGCAGACTTTCTACACCATACCCGTTAAAGAAAACAACGCGCCCGGAGCTTTACTGGGCTCTATAACTGCGATAGATCCAGATTTAAACgaaaatcaatatttagtttatttcatcATAGAGAAGGAAATAGCCAACACCTCCATGTCCATGCTGTTCTCCATTAACCCGGAGAACGGCAATCTTTACGCGCTAAAGACGTTTGATTATGAGATAGAGAAGGATTTTCTGTTCCACATCGAGGCCAGAGACTCTGGTGTTCCTCCGCTCAGCAGTAACGTGACCGTTCACATTATTATCATGGACCAGAACGACAACACACCGCTTATAGTGTCTCCGTGGCGCGCGCAGGGCTCGGAGGTGAAGGAAACGATCCCGAGATCCACCGATAAAGGAACTCTGATAGCCAAAGTCATAGCCATAGACTCTGATTCAGTGCACAACTCTCGCATCACCTACCAGTTTCTCCAGAACACCGACGCTACATTATTCAGCTTGGATCAATACAATGGAGAGATCCGGACCATGAGGATGTTCAGTTACAGAGACTCGCGAGACCAGCGGCTGGTGGTGATCGCCAAGGACAACGGAGAGCCCGCGCTCTCTGCTACAGTCACCATCAAACTGTCCACGGTGGAGACCGCGCTTAAAACCTACACTGAGGTGCCTTTGGAGTATGACATCTTCTCGGATTTAAACCTGTATCTGGTGATCGGACTGGGCTCTGTGTCATTTCTTCTGCTCATCACTATATTGGTGACCATCGTGCTCAAGTGCCAGAAAGCGAAGCCCAGCAAAGCGGCTCCTCCGAGCAGGAACAGTGTGATCAGCGAGAGGAACTCCACCATCGCGGACTCCACTCTGGTCTCCAACGATGCCTACTGGTACAGTTTATTTCTAGCAGAGACGAGGAAAGGAAAGCTGGTGGTCAGACAGCCTGTGCCAAAGGGAGCGAGATACATCGTGTCCAGCATTCCCAGGAGCACAGGACTGACCGAGACCAGCGACTCTGCGGCTTCTACTCTACAGGTAAGAAAACTTTTAATCAAAGTATGTTATGAAAATGCCATTATGCACACAatttattgtgatattttaagTGTCCATTATGAAAAATAA
- the si:ch73-233f7.3 gene encoding LOW QUALITY PROTEIN: protocadherin beta-16 (The sequence of the model RefSeq protein was modified relative to this genomic sequence to represent the inferred CDS: inserted 1 base in 1 codon), whose protein sequence is MKLKFSNRTIKVKMAPCMDAQKWRRYVWLFLVISAILNSAFAVTHYSIPEEMEVGSVVANLAADLGLDVQSLTKRRMRLDVIANKKYLDINKETGELFIVEKIDREYLCPSKTTNSCFLKLDATIENPIRMFNIELEILDINDNSPHFRRDVMHLDISESTPAGERFSLNNAVDSDIGSNSIKTYYLSESEHFTIEIQSGRDGSKLADLVLKKALDREEEAVHNLILTAVDGGVPSRSGTANIIVQVLDTNDNAPQFDEDSYTVHLKENAPIGSLVVKLNATDLDEGQNSEIVYTFSLYTSEKTQETFSLNSETGEIRVKEIINYEDFKIYNMEVIATDKASNSLTGKCKLTILVTDMNDNHPEISIKSFTSPVKEDVPVNTVIAVVSVSDKDSGENGQVDIHISADLPFALKESSDNYYELLVSEPLDREKLPEYDITITVTDRGNPPLSDNETITLELLDVNDNVPQFPQTFYTIPVMENNAPGASLSSITAVDPDLHENQYLXYFIIEKEIANTSMSMLFSINPENGNLYALKTFDYEIEKDFLFHIEARDSGVPPLSSNVTVHIIIMDQNDNTPLIVSPWRAQGSEVKETIPRSTDKGTLIAKVIAIDSDSVHNSRITYQFLQNTDATLFSLDQYNGEIRTMRMFSYRDSRDQRLVVIAKDNGEPALSATVTIKLSTVETALKTYTEVPLEYDIFSDLNLYLVIGLGSVSFLLLITILVTIVLKCQKAKPSKAAPPSRNSVISERNSTIADSTLVSNDAYWYSLFLAETRKGKLVVRQPVPKGARYIVSSIPRSTGLTETSDSAASTLQVRNKYMAFNL, encoded by the exons atgaaacTTAAATTCAGCAATCGGACCATCAAAGTAAA AATGGCACCGTGTATGGACGCGCAAAAATGGAGAAGGTACGTTTGGTTATTTCTGGTCATCTCTGCTATATTAAATTCAGCATTTGCTGTTACGCATTACTCTATTCCCGAAGAAATGGAGGTTGGGTCTGTTGTTGCGAATTTAGCCGCTGATCTTGGTTTGGATGTACAAAGTCTGACAAAACGCAGGATGCGCTTAGATGTGATcgcaaataaaaaatatctgGATATAAATAAAGAAACGGGAGAGCTGTTCATCGTCGAAAAGATAGACAGAGAATACCTCTGCCCATCCAAAACTACAAATTCTTGTTTTCTGAAGCTCGATGCTACAATAGAAAATCCAATTAGGATGTTTAATATTGAATTAGAAATACTGGATATTAATGACAATTCACCTCACTTTCGACGAGACGTCATGCATTTAGACATTTCTGAATCAACACCAGCCGGAGAGCGTTTCTCTCTCAACAATGCAGTGGATTCAGATATTGGGTCGAATTCAATCAAGACCTACTATCTTAGCGAAAGCGAGCATTTTACCATCGAAATACAGTCAGGTCGAGATGGATCTAAACTTGCTGATTTAGTTCTGAAAAAGGCATTAGATCGCGAAGAAGAAGCAGTCCATAATCTGATACTCACTGCTGTAGATGGCGGAGTGCCTTCGCGCTCTGGTACTGCTAATATTATTGTCCAAGTGCTAGACACAAATGACAACGCCCCTCAATTCGATGAAGACAGTTATACTGTACACTTAAAAGAAAACGCTCCTATAGGGAGTCTTGTTGTAAAGTTAAATGCAACAGATTTAGATGAAGGGCAAAATTCAGAAATTGTATACACATTCAGTTTGTACACCTCAGAGAAAACGCAAGAGACATTCAGTCTGAATTCAGAAACTGGAGAAATTCGAGTTAAAGAAATTATAAATTATGAAGATTTCAAAATCTATAATATGGAAGTAATAGCGACAGATAAAGCATCTAATAGTCTTACAGGAAAATGTAAACTAACCATTTTAGTCACGGATATGAATGATAATCATCCTGAAATTTCCATCAAATCATTCACAAGTCCAGTTAAAGAGGATGTGCCTGTAAATACAGTGATTGCAGTTGTTAGTGTGAGTGATAAAGACTCTGGAGAAAATGGACAGGTAGACATTCATATTTCTGCTGATTTACCTTTTGCGCTTAAAGAATCATCtgataattattatgaattattagttTCAGAGCCGTTAGACCGTGAAAAGCTTCCAGAATATGACATCACTATCACCGTCACTGACAGGGGCAACCCGCCGTTATCTGATAATGAAACTATAACTTTAGAGCTGCTGGACGTGAACGACAATGTTCCTCAGTTCCCACAGACTTTCTACACGATACCAGTAATGGAGAATAACGCGCCTGGAGCTTCACTGAGCTCTATAACTGCTGTAGACCCAGACCTCCATGAAAATCAGTATC GTTATTTCATCATAGAGAAGGAAATAGCCAACACCTCCATGTCCATGCTGTTCTCCATTAACCCGGAGAACGGTAATCTTTACGCGCTAAAGACGTTTGATTATGAGATAGAGAAGGATTTTCTGTTCCACATCGAGGCCAGAGACTCTGGTGTTCCTCCGCTCAGCAGTAACGTGACCGTTCACATTATTATCATGGACCAGAACGACAACACACCGCTTATAGTGTCTCCGTGGCGCGCGCAGGGCTCGGAGGTGAAGGAAACCATCCCGAGATCTACCGATAAAGGAACTCTGATCGCCAAAGTCATCGCCATAGACTCTGATTCAGTGCACAACTCCCGCATCACCTACCAGTTTCTCCAGAACACCGACGCTACATTATTCAGCTTGGATCAATACAACGGAGAGATCCGGACAATGAGGATGTTCAGTTACAGAGACTCGCGAGACCAGCGGCTGGTGGTGATCGCCAAGGACAACGGAGAGCCCGCGCTCTCTGCTACAGTCACCATCAAACTGTCCACGGTGGAGACCGCGCTTAAAACCTACACTGAGGTGCCTTTGGAGTATGACATCTTCTCGGATTTAAACCTGTATCTGGTGATCGGACTGGGCTCTGTGTCATTTCTTCTGCTCATCACTATATTGGTGACCATCGTGCTCAAGTGCCAGAAAGCGAAGCCCAGCAAAGCGGCTCCTCCGAGCAGGAACAGTGTGATCAGCGAGAGGAACTCCACCATCGCGGACTCCACTCTGGTCTCCAACGATGCCTACTGGTACAGTTTATTTCTAGCAGAGACGAGAAAAGGAAAGCTGGTGGTCAGACAGCCTGTGCCAAAGGGAGCGAGATACATCGTGTCCAGCATCCCGAGGAGCACAGGACTGACCGAGACCAGCGACTCTGCAGCTTCTACTCTACAGGTAAGGAATAAATATATGgcttttaatttataa
- the LOC130241206 gene encoding protocadherin alpha-C2-like: IETMESRMKRDALKRYVSVIILISVLHTASSVTHYSIPEELDEGSIVANLATDLGLDVKTLSKRKIRLDTLANKRYLDINKETGELFVVERIDREYICNTKAAAACVLKLDATIENPVRMFNIELEILDINDNAPHFRRDTMHLDISESTPVGERFSLNNAVDPDIGVNSIKTYYLSESDHFSIEIQTGRDGSKFTDLILKKPLDREEQASHNLILTAVDGGVPARSGTASIIVRVLDTNDNAPQFDKDSYTINLTENAPIGSLVVRLNASDKDEGSNSEIVYAFSLYTSEKTQQTFSLNPNNGEIRVKELINYEDFRIYDMEIIATDKGANSLTGKCKVKILITDMNDNHPEISIKSFTSPVKEDVPVNTVIAVVSVSDKDSGENGQVDIHISADLPFALKESSDNYYELLVSEPLDREKLPEYDITITVTDRGNPPLSDNETITLELLDVNDNVPQFPQTFYTIPVTENNAPGASLSSITAVDPDLHENQYLVYFIIEKEIANTSMSMLFSINPENGNLYALKTFDYEIEKDFLFHIEARDSGVPPLSSNVTVHIIIMDQNDNTPLIVSPWRAQGSEVKETIPRSTDKGTLIAKVIAIDSDSVHNSRITYQFLQNTDATLFSLDQYNGEIRTMRMFSYRDSRDQRLVVIAKDNGEPALSATVTIKLSTVETALKTYTEVPLEYDIFSDLNLYLVIGLGSVSFLLLITILVTIVLKCQKAKPSKAAPPSRNSVISERNSTIADSTLVSNDAYWYSLFLAETRKGKLVVRQPVPKGARYIVSSIPRSTGLTETSDSAASTLQCVRQVAL, encoded by the exons ATCGAAACAATGGAATCACGAATGAAAAGAGATGCATTGAAAAGGTACGTGTCCGTCATCATTTTAATATCTGTTCTACATACAGCATCTTCTGTTACTCATTATTCTATACCTGAAGAACTGGATGAGGGATCTATCGTGGCTAATTTGGCAACGGATCTGGGATTAGATGTTAAAACACTGAGTAAACGCAAGATTCGCCTCGACACTCTTGCAAATAAAAGATATCTGGATATTAACAAAGAAACGGGAGAACTGTTTGTTGTGGAGCGAATCGACCGAGAATACATTTGCAATACCAAGGCGGCAGCTGCTTGTGTTCTTAAACTGGATGCTACAATCGAAAATCCGGTGCGAATGTTTAATATTGAGCTAGAAATCCTTGATATTAACGACAATGCTCCTCATTTTAGAAGAGacacaatgcatttagacatttcAGAGTCAACACCAGTCGGTGAACGATTCTCTTTGAACAATGCGGTTGATCCTGATATTGGCGTTAATTCTATTAAAACATACTACCTCAGTGAAAGCGACCATTTTTCAATAGAGATACAAACCGGACGAGATGGGTCGAAATTCACTGATTTGATTCTGAAAAAGCCTTTAGACAGAGAAGAACAAGCTTCACATAATCTAATTCTCACTGCTGTGGATGGAGGAGTCCCCGCGCGCTCTGGCACGGCCAGCATTATTGTGCGCGTTCTGGACACCAATGACAACGCCCCTCAATTCGATAAAGACAGTTATACTATAAATCTGACTGAAAACGCGCCTATTGGAAGCCTTGTAGTGAGATTAAACGCCTCAGATAAAGATGAGGGCTCAAATTCAGAAATAGTTTATGCTTTTAGTTTATACACTTCAGAGAAAACACAGCAGACTTTCAGTCTGAATCCTAATAATGGAGAAATCAGAGTGAAAGAGCTGATTAATTATGAGGATTTCAGGATCTATGATATGGAAATTATAGCAACAGATAAAGGAGCTAATAGTCTTACAGGAAAGTGTAAAGTAAAGATTTTAATCACAGATATGAATGATAATCATCCTGAAATTTCCATCAAATCATTCACAAGTCCAGTTAAAGAGGATGTGCCTGTAAATACAGTGATTGCAGTTGTTAGTGTGAGTGATAAAGACTCTGGAGAAAATGGACAGGTAGACATTCATATTTCTGCTGATTTACCTTTTGCGCTTAAAGAATCATCtgataattattatgaattattagttTCAGAGCCGTTAGACCGTGAAAAGCTTCCAGAATATGACATCACTATCACCGTCACTGACAGGGGCAACCCGCCGTTATCTGATAATGAAACTATAACTTTAGAGCTGCTGGACGTGAACGACAATGTTCCTCAGTTCCCACAGACTTTCTACACGATACCAGTAACGGAGAATAACGCGCCTGGAGCTTCACTGAGCTCTATAACTGCTGTAGACCCAGACCTCCATGAAAATCAGTATCTGGTTTATTTCATCATAGAGAAGGAAATAGCCAACACCTCCATGTCCATGCTGTTCTCCATTAACCCGGAGAACGGTAATCTTTACGCGCTAAAGACGTTTGATTATGAGATAGAGAAGGATTTTTTGTTCCACATCGAGGCCAGAGACTCTGGTGTTCCTCCGCTCAGCAGTAACGTGACCGTTCACATTATTATCATGGACCAGAACGACAACACACCGCTTATAGTGTCTCCGTGGCGCGCGCAGGGCTCAGAGGTGAAGGAAACCATCCCGAGATCCACCGATAAAGGAACTCTGATCGCCAAAGTCATCGCCATAGACTCTGATTCAGTGCACAACTCCCGCATCACCTACCAGTTTCTCCAGAACACCGACGCTACATTATTCAGCTTGGATCAATACAACGGAGAGATCCGGACCATGAGGATGTTCAGTTACAGAGACTCGCGAGACCAGCGGCTGGTGGTGATCGCCAAGGACAACGGAGAGCCCGCGCTCTCTGCTACAGTCACCATCAAACTGTCCACGGTGGAGACCGCGCTTAAAACCTACACTGAGGTGCCTTTGGAGTATGACATCTTCTCGGATTTAAACCTGTATCTGGTGATCGGACTGGGCTCCGTGTCATTTCTTCTGCTCATCACTATATTGGTGACCATCGTGCTCAAGTGCCAGAAAGCGAAGCCCAGCAAAGCGGCTCCTCCGAGCAGGAACAGTGTGATCAGCGAGAGGAACTCCACCATCGCGGACTCCACTCTGGTCTCCAACGATGCCTACTGGTACAGTTTATTTCTAGCAGAGACGAGGAAAGGAAAGCTGGTGGTCAGACAGCCTGTGCCAAAGGGAGCGAGATACATCGTGTCCAGCATTCCGAGGAGCACAGGACTGACCGAGACCAGCGACTCTGCGGCTTCTACTCTACAG TGTGTGCGCCAAGTGGCGCTATAG